The sequence CCCACGTACGACGATGTCATCTTGCGGATGCGCTGCGCGGCGAGCAGCACCCCGAGTCCCCAGTCGTCCACGCCGCAGTTGTTGCTCACGACGCTGAGATCTTTCGTGCCCTGGGCCAGCAGAGCTTCGATGAGCGCGATCGGGTTACCGGACAGCCCGAACCCGCCGACCGCCAACGAGGCTCCGTCGGGAATGTCGGACACGGCGTGCGCTGCCGAGTCCCATTGCTTGTCGATCACGTCTGCTCCTTCGAATTCGTGCCTCACTCCAGCATCCGCTCTTCGGCCCCCGACGCAACGATCACGTCTTGCGATGTGGTCAGATACGGAGGTAGCGTCCACGATATGGAATCCACGGCCCGCTCCATCCCTGGCGCGCAGGCCATCGCTCGCGCGGCTCGTCTGCTCCGATTGGTGACCGCCGCCGGCGCGGAGGGCGCCAGCCTCCAGGACCTCGCCCGGGGCGCTGAGCTGTCACGCTCGACCACGCATCGCCTCCTCAGCGCGCTCAAGCTCGAGGGGCTCGTCGACCGCGACGCGGACAGCACCCGGTGGATGCCCGGCCCCGAGCTGTTCCTCATGGGTTCGGTCGCCGCTGCGCGCTACGACGTGACCACCCTGGCGCGGGACATCGTCCGGTCACTGGCGGTCAAGACCGAGGAGAGCGCGTTCTTCTCGGTGCGACGAGCGGACGAGACGGTGTGTCTGCTTCGCGAGGAAGGATCCTTCCCCATCCGCTCCTTCGTCTTGAGCGAGGGCGTGAGGTTCCCCCTCGGCGTCGCGAGCGCGGGTCTCGCGATCCTGGCCTTCCTCCCTGACCATGATGTGGACGCATATCTGGAGCGGCATCCCGACCTCGAGAGCGCATGGGGGCCGACACACCGGCCGCGCGCGCTGCGCACCCGATTGGCAGAGACCAAGGAACGCGGATACGCCGTCAACCCGGGCCTGATCGTCGAGGGCAGCTGGGGAATCGGCGCCGCCGTCTTCGATCGATCCGGGCGCCCGGAGTGGGCCCTCAGTCTGACCGGTGTCGAGTTCCGCTTCGGCCCGGATCGTATGGCGGAACTCGGTCGCACCCTGCTGGCGCACGCCCATCAGCTCTCCGCGAGGATAGCCAACGCCCGGCGCTGACCCTCCATACATACCATCCGATATATACTCTTTGGTATGAATCGCACGGACGTCATAGCTTCGCTGGTGCTCTCCGGCTACGCCCTGGGTCGCATAGCGGCGCAGGACGCCGGCAACGACGCGCCCGCCGCGCAGTGGCGGGTGCTGAGTCTCCTCGAGCAGGAGGGTGCCAGGCGCGTAGGCGAACTGGCCGCCGCTGCGCGCACCACCCAACCCGGCATGACCCGCCTCCTCGGCCTGCTGGAGCGCGAGGGGCTCGTGCTCCGCTCCCCCGACCCGGACGATTCGCGAGCGACTGTCGTCGACATCACCCCTCGGGGAACCGCCGCCGTCGCGGCCTGGCGCGCGGAGTTCCGCGAGATCCTCGCGCCGCGGTTCGCCGCCCTGAAGGACGACGACTGGTCCGCTCTCACCCGCGCGGCGGAGATCCTCGCCGCGCACACCGCCACGGAACGAACAGGAGAATCTCGGTGAACACCACCGCCACCCCCTCGGTGTGGAAGCAGCCGGCGCAGGTCTGGGCCGTCGCCTTCGCCTGCGTCGTCGCCTTCATGGGAATCGGGCTCGTCGATCCGATCCTCCCCGCGATCGCGGAGTCGCTTCAGGCGTCACCGGTGGAGACCGAACTGCTCTTCACCAGCTACCTGCTGGTGACCGGCCTCGCGATGCTGGTGACCAGCTGGATCTCCAGCCGCATCGGCGCCAAGGCAACGCTGCTCATCGGGCTCGCACTCATCGTCGTCTTCGCACTCTTGTGTGCTCTGAGCGGCAGCGTCGACGCCGTCATCGGCTTCCGTGCCGGCTGGGGTCTCGGCAATGCGCTGTTCATCTCGACAGCCCTCGCGACGATCGTCGGGTCGGCGTCCGGCGGCAGCAGCGCCGCGATCATCCTGTACGAGGCCGCGCTCGGCCTCGGCATCGCGGTCGGACCGCTGCTCGGTGGCATCCTCGGAGAGCAGAGCTGGCGCGGCCCGTTCTTCGGGGTCGTCGCGCTGATGGCGATCGCTTTCGTCGCCGTACTCGTACTGTTGCGTGGGCCGGGCGAGAAGCGGGTCCCGGTGCCCTTCTCGGCCCCCTTCACGGCCCTCCGTCGCCCCGCGCTCGCCATCCTCGCGGTCGCCGCACTGTTCTACAACATCGGCTTCTTCGTGCTGCTGGCGTTCTCGCCGTTCCCCTTGGGCTTCGGCGCGATGGGGATCGGATTCACGTTCTTCGGTTGGGGTGTCGCACTCGCGGTCACGAGCGTCTGGGTGGCACCGGTGCTGATGCGCCGCATGCCGCGCACGCGGATCATCCTCGTGGTCCTTCCTCTGCTGGCGCTCGACCTCGTCGCCGCCGGGCTCGTCGTCGGGAACGCGGCCGCCCTCGTCACCTGTATCGTCATCGGCGGTCTGCTACTCGGCGTGATGAACACCGTGCTGACCGAAGCGGTCATGGAGGCCACGGACCTCCCCCGGTCCGTGGCCTCCTCCGCCTATTCCGCGGTGCGCTTCCTCGGCGGCGCGATGGCTCCCCCGATCGCAGCGCTGCTGTGGCACGCATTCAACGCGACCGTGCCGTACCTGTTCGCGGCGGCGTCTGTCCTCATCGCAGCGCTGACGGTGTTCCTCGGGCGGCGCGTGCTCGCGCACATCGACGACGAGCCGGACGACGCCGCCGCTGAGGATGCCGCGGCGATCCTCGTGGGCGACGCCGCCTGAGTCGCGATGTCGGTGTCGGATCGGTCGGTGACGCCCGACCCGGCACCGACACTGGCCTCCCGATATCGTGGGGCGATGAGCGAAGAGACGCCCCTACCCGAGCGCAGCAGAGTCGTGCAGCAGCATCTTTCGGCCGCCGGAGTCGACACCACCATCCGCGTCCTGCCGGATTCCGCGCGCACTGCGGCCGCCGCAGCCGCGGCGATCGGGTGCGACGTCGCCGCGATCGCGAACAGCCTCGTGTTCATCGCTGACGGAGAGCCGGTTCTCGTCATGACCAGCGGTGGCCACCGCGCGGACCTCGCCGTACTCACCGCGAGCATCGGTGCGCGGGAAGTGTCGATGGCGCCGGCCTCCGTCGTCCGCGCGGCGACGGGCCAGGCCATCGGCGGCGTCGCACCGGCCGGGCATCCGGCGCCGCTGCGCACCTTCCTCGACGACGCGCTCCAGGAACATGACGAGCTGTGGGCCGCAGCCGGCCACCCACACACCGTCATGCCGCTCACGTTCGACCAGCTGCGCCTCATCACCGGGGGCACGGTCATCGCCGTGGCTTGAGATTGCCTTGAACTTCCCGGAGGGCGGTCTCCTGCCGCGTGACGCTCCACGCACGCGGCGGGGTCGAGACCGCGAAGCAGGTGCTCCGACGACCTCGACCCCGATGCAAGGATCAGTCCTGGGGCTCGCGCCGTCGAGCGCGCACGGCAGCCAGAGTGGTCAGCGCGATGCCGAGCAGAAGCGCGGCGCCGGCGCCCCAGAGCATGACCGCCGGCACATCGCCACCGGTCGTGGCGAGGGAATCGCCGGTCAACGGCAGCTCCATCGGAGGCGTCACATCGGTCGGCGGCGTCACGGGCGTCTCCGGCGTGGGAGGCGTGGTCGGCGGGACCACCGGCGGCTTCTCCGTCGCGGTGTTGGTGAGCGTGATCGCGAGGGTCGAACCCCCGTAGACGGTGATCTGTGCCCCGCCGTCCGCGGTCGCGCGCACTCCGGTGCCCGAGAACACCGGTGTGCCCCATTCGATGCCGTCGATGGCCGGCGGGGTGAGCTCCTCGAGCGTGACGACGGTGCCGGCGGGGAGGCGCACAGGAGCGGTCGCCGCTCCCGCGGTCACCACGACGGTCTTCTCCACCACCGGGTCGCCGTAGCTGTAGCGGACCGTGTACTCGGCGTTGGCCGGCACATCCGTCACTCCGGAGCCGCCCACAGCCTTGGTCAAGGTGAACGCACCGGTGGCGGTTCCGTCTCCGGTGCCGCCACCCGTGACCTGCCAGACCTCTCGGTCCTGCAGCACCACTCCGTTGACATTGGCGACATTGCTGAATGAGGTCCCGTCCGCCTGAGTGCTCGGTACCGTGAGGTACTTGACGAAGTACGTCCGTGCGGGATCGATCGCACCCGGGATCTCGAGGTGGAACGCCGTGCCGCCCTCGTTCCAGGCACCGGTCCAGTTCGTGATCGTCCGGTAGTCCTGCTGGTCTGCGTCGGTGCTCCAGACCGCGAGCTGGCCGTCTTGGTTGTGATGCTCTGCGACTTCACCGTTCGGCGCGGTCAGCACATCGTCGACGACGATCGACTCGACGCCGGGAAAACTCGCGCCCGGAAGCTCGAGCTGCCACGCGATGCTGCCGTCGTCCGTCTGCCATGACACCTTCTGAGGCTCCGTGGGCAGAGGCGGAAGAGGCGTGATCCCACCGCCCGGGATGTCGACGCGCGTGGTCTTGCCGTCGACGACGAACTCCACGGTCGTCTCTGAGGTCTGCTCGTCGGCGCTGGCCAGGAACCACAGCGAACCGTTGACGCCCGTGCGTCCGTTCACGTAGTCGGTGAGGGTGCAGGTCACCACCGGTGCCGCGTCGCTGCTGACGGCGCATTCGGCCACGATCTCCGTCGGGTCCTCGGTCGAGGGGACCGAGAATGTCAGGCCGGTTCGGGCGAACTCACGCGGAAGCGTGAACCCGAACGTCTCGCCGCCGAGAGCGCCATCCGGCACCGACCAGTCCGCGTCTACGCGCACCTGATCGAACTGCGCCAGAGTCTCATCGCCGTCCACGGTGGTCACCGTGATCGACGCAGGATCGATGGCCGCAGGATGGTCGTACTCGGCAGCGATGGCTGCGCCGGCCCCCACGCCCGTGACCACAGCGGTGAGTGCCGCCGCAGCGGCGGCGACGAACGTGATGGATGCGCGGCGCGATCGCGCGCGCCGATTACTTCTGTACACGGTGTTCCCCAGTTTCTTGTCGAAGCCTCACCGCCTCGGCCGTGCTGCTGCGCAGCGACGCATCCGATGGCGGTGACGCGGTTGTCCCCGTGTGAGAGACGGCCTCGACGAGAGCCCATTACGCGGTACACCGGCATTCTCTGCAAGCCCTCAGAAACCCGGACTTCGCGGGCCTGTCCGGATCGATAAGCGGACCGCGTGCACAAGAAAGCAGAAAAGCCCCAGAAACTGGCGAGAGTTTCTGAGGCTGTTCCGTGCACCCCCTCGGACTTGAACCGAGAACCCACTGATTAAGAGTCAGTTGCTCTGCCGATTGAGCTAGAGGTGCGTGGCCCGGGATAACCCCGACCGAGGAATTACATTACCAGCCGACCGCCCCCATGCGAAATCGAGGTGGGCCCGGGCGTGCCGGTGCCCGTCGCACTCGGAAACATGGCCGTTCGGCCCTCAGCGCCCGTTGTTCCGCCGACTATCCTGGGAGCGTGACCGCCTCCCCTCACGCCGATGACCTGCGCAGCGATCTCCTCCTCGCGCTCCGCCTCGCCGACGCCGCCGACGCCCAGTCGCTCCCGCGGTTCGATGCGGCCGACCTGGAGATCTCCACCAAGGCCGACAAGTCGCACGTGACCGACGCCGACCTCGCGACGGAGCGTGCGATCCGCACCATCCTCGAGACCGAGCGACCCGACGACGGGATCTTCGGCGAGGAGTTCGGCGCGCAGGGCGGGACGCATCGCCAGTGGATCATCGACCCCATCGACGGCACGGCGAACTTCCTCCGCGGCGTTCCCTTGTGGGGCACGATGATCGCTCTCGCGATCGATGGCGTCCCCCAGGTCGGTGTCGTCAGCATGCCCGCACTGGGTAGGCGCTGGTGGGGAGCCGCCGGCGAAGGCTCCTGGACCGCGACCGACGGCGAGCCCCGCCGACTCCAGGTCTCCACCGTGTCATCGCTCGACGATGCCAGTGTGAGCTTCCAGAGCATCGCGCAGTGGTCCGACGCGGGACGGCTCGACTCCCTGCTCCGAGTCGCGGCACGCGTCTGGCGCGATCGCGCCTACGGCGACGTGTACTCCTACATGCTTCTCGCCGAAGGGCGAATCGACATGGTCGCCGAATTCGATGTCAAGGAATACGACATCGCCGCGGCCGTGCCGATCATCCGGGAGGCCGGCGGGCGGATGACCGCCGCCGACGGCGCCGAGACGATATCGGCGCGCTCGACACTCGCCACCAACGGCACGCTCCACGATGAGTTCCTGAAGCTCATGCACGACTGATCCGAACCACGAGGCACAGGATGACCCTCCGCATCATCTCCGCCGCCGCAGGCGCCCTGGTGCTTCTCGTCGCCCTGACGGCGTGCGGAGCACCTGCGGGGCCGCAGGCCTCACGCACATCGGATGCGGTCCGCCCGAGCCCGGCTCCGAGCCCCGAGCCGGTGAGCTCCAGCGTCCCGGAGACTCCCGGCGAGCTCACGTGTGAATCCATGATCTCGGCGGGAACGGTTTCCGTGTTCACGGATATGGGATGGACCGCGCAGTCGAAGGAGTTCGTCGTCGGCGGGGTGGCGCTGACCGACGGGCTGCTGTGCTTCTGGGCCGACTACAGCGTCGCGTCCGACCACGGTCAGCTCTATGGCTGGGCATCTCTGAGTTCTGAGGACGCCGCGCAGGCCCAGTCCGGCCTGCTCTCCGAGGGGTGGAAGCGCGAGGACGGCCCGGACGGGGTGTACTTCACGGAGGATCCGCGATACGCGATGGGACTCGATGAAGACGGGTACGGGATGACGTATCTGTTCGGCGACGGATGGGTGCGCTTCGCGGACACGCGTCAGGGGCTGATCCTCATCGAGTGGACCGGCTGAGCGCCGCTCGAGCTCGCGACATCGCTACGGCGCCGTACTCCCCATCGAACTCTCCAGGACGGGCCGGAAACCCCGGGCGACCGGTGGTGTCCAGAGCAGGACGACGATGAGGGCGGCGGCCACGGCAGTGACGGCTGCTCCCCAGTCCCACCGGTCTCCGAAGACGAGCACGATTGCACTGAGTGCGAGCACGACCCCGAGGAAGAGCGTGAGCAACAGCCGCGAGAGCCCGCTCCCCCGGCGGATACCGGCGGCGACCGCGAACACCAGGAGACCGAACAGCGCGATGGCCGCGCCCGCGAGCGAGAACGCGGAGGCGCTCACGTCCGGGTCGTAGCGCCCGAGGAAGACCAGGATGCCGAAGCCCGTGGCGAGGATTCCGAACACGTACGAGAGCACGGCGACCGTCGTCGTGATGACGGCCGCCAGCCCACGCTCGGTACCGCTGCCCTGCTCGGGCGCCTGTGCACGCGCCGTCGTGGGCTCCTCTCTCAGGACGAGCCGACGATGCACGATGCGCACCAGTTCGATCGCCGCGATCATCACGACCGTGATCCCGGTGAGCGCGATCGCGAGGTCTTCCCCCGGATCGACGAGGACGAAGAACTGTCGCGCGAGGGGAAGCGAGAACACGGCGATGAGCAGGATGAACATCGCACCCACGACCAGCACCTTGAAGCGGTTGAGGGGGCGGGCGAGCACGGCCAGCACCCAGATGCCGACGACGGCGAGGATGACGGTCGCTCCGGTGCGCAGCTGCTCCTCGTGCGCCTCGAGACCGCGCGCGACGAAGGTGAACCACGTGAGGCCGAGCGCGACGATGATCCCCGAGGGAATGGCGAAGCTCAACGATCGCCGGAGGAATCCGGGCACATAACGCGCCGCGTTGGGCATCAGCGCGAGGAAGAACGCCGGGATGCCGATGGTGAGACCGTCGGTGATGGAGAGCTGGCGCGGGAGGAACGGGAACTCCAGCACGAACAACCCGAAGATGATCGCGAGAAGTGTGGCGTACACGGTCTTGTTCAGGAAGAGCATCGATACGCGTTCGATGTTCGCGATGACCTGACGCCCCTCCGCGACGACATCGGGCAGGTGCGAGAACTGCCCGTCGAGCAGCACCAATCGCGCCACCGCCTTCGTGGCGGGCGATCCCGTGTTCATGGCGATACCGATGTCGGCGGCCTTGATCGCGAGGGCGTCGTTGACCCCGTCACCGGTCATCGCCACGGTGTGCCCGCGACTCTGCAGGGCCGCGACCATGCGCTTCTTCTGCTCGGGTGAGACGCGTCCGAACACCAAGTTGGTTTCGAGCACGTCTGCGAGTTCGGCGTCATCATCGGGAAGGCGACGTGCGTCGAAGCCCTCCGCGACGTCCACTCCCACCTCTCGCGCGATCGCCGCGACCGTGCGCGGGTTGTCGCCCGAGATGATCCGTATGCCCACATCCTGCCGCGCGAAGTACTCGAGCGTCTGGGCGGCGTCGGGGCGCACCTGCTCCCGGAAGGTGAGGACGATGGCCGCGACCACACCATCCGGAAGCCGCTCGGAATCGACATCCGCCTCGGACAACGCCGATTCCGCGTAGCCGAGGACCAACGTGCGTCGGCCGGTCTCTGCGAGCGCGGTGACCGTGCGCCCGAGTTCGGTCTCGTCGGATGTCGCGGCATCGCCGAACACCATCTCCGGCGCACCCATCACCCAGGTCCCGGCGACCTGTTCGAAGGAGACTGCGCTCCACTTGCGTGCGGAGGAGAAGGGGATGTATTCCGCGACCGCGAGCGGGGACCCGGCCGGATACACCGCTCGCATCGATCGCGCCGTGGCATTCGCATCCGGAGAGGCGGCATACCAGCCCAGCGCCGCCGCTGCCGCCTCCGCACGCTCCGACGTGAGCCCGGAGAGTCCGTGCGCTTCGTCGAACCCTATCTCCCCCACGGTGAGGGTGCCGGTCTTGTCGAGACATACGACGTCGACCCGGGCGAGCCCCTCGACCGCGGGCAGCTCATTCACCAGAACCTGCCTGCGTGCCAGTTTCGACGCACCGACGGCGAAGGCGATGCTCGTCATGAGCACCAGCCCGAGCGGGATCATCGCCGTCAGCGCGGCGATCGTGTTCACGACGGCCTGCACCCAGGCGCCGCTGGAGAACACGGTGGCGTACCCGCCCGTGACGATGATCTGCGCGTTCAGGACGAGCAGCCCCACCGGTCCGATCACCCAGCTCACCCACTTCAGGACCCGGTTGACCGACGAGCGGAGCTCGCTGGAGACGAGCGAGAAACGCTTCGCTTCGCCCGCGAAGTGGTTGGCGTACGAGTCGGCGCCCACACGGGTCGCTTGCGCGGTTCCCTCCCCGGCGACGACCACCGCGCCCGAAAGCGCCTCGTCGCCCGGCTGCTTCTCCACCGGGTCGGACTCGCCCGTGAGCATCGACTCATCGATCTGCAGCCCGCGCGCCGTGAGTACTCTGGCGTCGGCCGGCACCTGCTCGCCGGCGCGCAGGACCAGCACGTCGTCGAGGACGACCTCGGTGGGGGCGATCTCCGCCTCCGCAGCTTCCCTGAGCACCAGAGCGCGCGGTGCGTTCATCAGTGCCAGGCGGTCGAGAGCCGACTTCGCTCGGAACTCCTGAACACAGCCGATGATGGCGTTCGCGAAGGCGGCGAGCCCGAAGAGCGCATCCTGCCACCGCCCGACCAGGAAGAGGATGAAGAAACACGCGAAGACGATGCCGTTGAACAGCGTGAAGACGTTCGCCCGCACGATGCTCCACGCGCTGCGGCTCGTGTCCGCCACGAAGGCGTTCGTCTTCCCGGTCGCGACGCGTTCGGCCACCTCCGCTCGGGTGAGACCGGTCGCGACAGTTTCGGGGGTCGATTCCACAGACCTCAATATAGGTCCCCGTCGGAACCAGCGGGTGCCGTTCGCGCCTCCCCGGCCGCTTGCCTCTGCTACTCTCTTGCTCGCTCCGAGGCCCTTCTGCTGTCGGACCGCTTCACCTCTCCCCGAAGGATGCTCCGTGCCCGACGAACGCCCTCTCCCTGCGCGTCCCACGATCTCTCGCCGCACCGTCATCGGCGCGGCGGCGTGGTCGGTCCCCGTGATCGCCCTCACGGCAGCCACACCGGCCCACGCGGCGAGCGGAGGCGCGATCGACGCAACCGGCGTGGTCCTCGCCTTCACGGGCCCGCAGTGGAGTTCCGAGTTCACCCTGAGCGGTCAGCTCGCCCTTTCGCCGGCGCCCGCCGCTCCTACACAGGTCACAGCGACCATCTCCTGGCAGGGCACCGGTGCCAACTCCGGCGCACAGGGGCTCTACCTCTACGACGGAGGTTCTCCCTCCCAAGATGGAGGCATCAGCGGGTGGACACTCCTGCAGGGCGCTGCAGACGACCAGCTGTACAGCGTGTTCGTCTTCAGCACCGTCATCGCGGCAGGCACTCTGACGGTGCCGACCGTTTCGACCTATCTCGCCGACCCTGAGGCGGCATTCATGTTCGGCGCGGAGACACCGAACGGAGGGACCTCCTTCTGGGACGGCATCATCACGATCCGGTTCTCGGCAGCGGGATACGCGGATGCTGTGCTGACGGTGCCCTATACGCAGACGGTGGAGTGACACGCCGTTCCCGCACACGAAAAAGCCCCGTGACCTCCTGGAAGGAGAGCACGGGGCTTCTTCTGTGACAACGGCTTGGTGGAGCTGGGGGGAATCGAACCCCCGTCCAACGCTGAGTCTCCACGCCTTCTCCGGGCGCAGTCTGTGAAGACGTTCTACTCGGCTCCGACCTTTGTCACAGACACCTAAGTCGACGAGCCCAGCCTGGGAAGAGTCCCACGTGACGTCCAGACGCCATCACGCAGCAAGATTCCTAAATGACGCCAGGATCCGTATCGGAATCACATACGGCCTGACGGACTATCGGGCTCGCTTATGCAGCGAGGGCGAAGTCGTTGCGCTTGGTTTCGGCAACTATTTTTTTGCAGAGAGCGTTAACGAGATAACTCTGCATCCTCGGCCCGCTTCTCGTGGATTCACAGGCGCTGTCGAAACCGATCAGCCCCGTGGTCCTTCTCTCGAAGGAGCCGCTGTCACACTATGGAATTACCATCCCGGGCGACGAACACCCGAGCATCACAGACTACAACGTTCACGGGCCATTCGCCATTCCGCAGGCGCCCGGAGCGCTGGCGTAGAGTCAGCGCATGAGCGAAGTCACCGTCACAGTCCGCGGCGAACACGAGGCGCGTGTCGCGCCGGAGCGCGCCACCATCCGGGTCAGCGTGCGGGCGGAGGGTTCCGAGCGCACGACCGTCGTCGAGCACGTGATGCGTTTGGCCGAGCCCGTACGCGGCAGCATCGCGGAGCGGGCAGAGGAGGGCAGCGTCGTCGACTGGACCAGCAAACGACTCTCCGTGCGAGCCGAGCGACCCTGGAACAACGACGGCAAGCGCCTCGCACCCGTCTTCTACGCGAGCATCGACTTCACTGCGACATTCGCAGAGGCATCGGAACTCTCGATATGGGTCTCGGACATCTCGCCCTGGGACGGCGTCGAGGTGGGCTGGGTCGATTGGCACCTCACCCGCGTGACACGAACGCAGATCGAGCGGGAGGTGGCCGCCGAGGCCGTCAGCGTCGCCGTCACCCGCGCCAAGGCATATGCGGGGGCTCTCGGTCTCGACGAGGTCACGCCGCTCGAGATCGCCGATGTCGGTCTCATCTCGAGCGGGCAGCCGATGCCGGGTGCGCCCATGATGAAGGCTCGCGGAGGCGTGGCATTCGCCGCAGATGCAGCCCCGGCCATGGAATACGAGCCGGAGGAGATCGTCATCTCCGCGACGGTCGAGGCGCGCTTCCTCGCCCGGTGAGCCGGGTCAGTTGACGACGGTGAAGGGAGCGAGTTCTGCCGCGAGGCGCTCGGACACCCTCGCGTGCACGGCGGTGCCGGCCTCTCGATGCTCCACTTCGAGGAGCATCCCCGTCTCATGGATGGCCGCCACGAGGTCGCCGCGG is a genomic window of Microbacterium maritypicum containing:
- a CDS encoding IclR family transcriptional regulator; the protein is MESTARSIPGAQAIARAARLLRLVTAAGAEGASLQDLARGAELSRSTTHRLLSALKLEGLVDRDADSTRWMPGPELFLMGSVAAARYDVTTLARDIVRSLAVKTEESAFFSVRRADETVCLLREEGSFPIRSFVLSEGVRFPLGVASAGLAILAFLPDHDVDAYLERHPDLESAWGPTHRPRALRTRLAETKERGYAVNPGLIVEGSWGIGAAVFDRSGRPEWALSLTGVEFRFGPDRMAELGRTLLAHAHQLSARIANARR
- a CDS encoding MarR family winged helix-turn-helix transcriptional regulator; the protein is MNRTDVIASLVLSGYALGRIAAQDAGNDAPAAQWRVLSLLEQEGARRVGELAAAARTTQPGMTRLLGLLEREGLVLRSPDPDDSRATVVDITPRGTAAVAAWRAEFREILAPRFAALKDDDWSALTRAAEILAAHTATERTGESR
- a CDS encoding MFS transporter translates to MNTTATPSVWKQPAQVWAVAFACVVAFMGIGLVDPILPAIAESLQASPVETELLFTSYLLVTGLAMLVTSWISSRIGAKATLLIGLALIVVFALLCALSGSVDAVIGFRAGWGLGNALFISTALATIVGSASGGSSAAIILYEAALGLGIAVGPLLGGILGEQSWRGPFFGVVALMAIAFVAVLVLLRGPGEKRVPVPFSAPFTALRRPALAILAVAALFYNIGFFVLLAFSPFPLGFGAMGIGFTFFGWGVALAVTSVWVAPVLMRRMPRTRIILVVLPLLALDLVAAGLVVGNAAALVTCIVIGGLLLGVMNTVLTEAVMEATDLPRSVASSAYSAVRFLGGAMAPPIAALLWHAFNATVPYLFAAASVLIAALTVFLGRRVLAHIDDEPDDAAAEDAAAILVGDAA
- a CDS encoding YbaK/EbsC family protein, which codes for MSEETPLPERSRVVQQHLSAAGVDTTIRVLPDSARTAAAAAAAIGCDVAAIANSLVFIADGEPVLVMTSGGHRADLAVLTASIGAREVSMAPASVVRAATGQAIGGVAPAGHPAPLRTFLDDALQEHDELWAAAGHPHTVMPLTFDQLRLITGGTVIAVA
- a CDS encoding Ig-like domain-containing protein, translating into MYRSNRRARSRRASITFVAAAAAALTAVVTGVGAGAAIAAEYDHPAAIDPASITVTTVDGDETLAQFDQVRVDADWSVPDGALGGETFGFTLPREFARTGLTFSVPSTEDPTEIVAECAVSSDAAPVVTCTLTDYVNGRTGVNGSLWFLASADEQTSETTVEFVVDGKTTRVDIPGGGITPLPPLPTEPQKVSWQTDDGSIAWQLELPGASFPGVESIVVDDVLTAPNGEVAEHHNQDGQLAVWSTDADQQDYRTITNWTGAWNEGGTAFHLEIPGAIDPARTYFVKYLTVPSTQADGTSFSNVANVNGVVLQDREVWQVTGGGTGDGTATGAFTLTKAVGGSGVTDVPANAEYTVRYSYGDPVVEKTVVVTAGAATAPVRLPAGTVVTLEELTPPAIDGIEWGTPVFSGTGVRATADGGAQITVYGGSTLAITLTNTATEKPPVVPPTTPPTPETPVTPPTDVTPPMELPLTGDSLATTGGDVPAVMLWGAGAALLLGIALTTLAAVRARRREPQD
- a CDS encoding inositol monophosphatase, with the protein product MTASPHADDLRSDLLLALRLADAADAQSLPRFDAADLEISTKADKSHVTDADLATERAIRTILETERPDDGIFGEEFGAQGGTHRQWIIDPIDGTANFLRGVPLWGTMIALAIDGVPQVGVVSMPALGRRWWGAAGEGSWTATDGEPRRLQVSTVSSLDDASVSFQSIAQWSDAGRLDSLLRVAARVWRDRAYGDVYSYMLLAEGRIDMVAEFDVKEYDIAAAVPIIREAGGRMTAADGAETISARSTLATNGTLHDEFLKLMHD
- a CDS encoding HAD-IC family P-type ATPase, with product MESTPETVATGLTRAEVAERVATGKTNAFVADTSRSAWSIVRANVFTLFNGIVFACFFILFLVGRWQDALFGLAAFANAIIGCVQEFRAKSALDRLALMNAPRALVLREAAEAEIAPTEVVLDDVLVLRAGEQVPADARVLTARGLQIDESMLTGESDPVEKQPGDEALSGAVVVAGEGTAQATRVGADSYANHFAGEAKRFSLVSSELRSSVNRVLKWVSWVIGPVGLLVLNAQIIVTGGYATVFSSGAWVQAVVNTIAALTAMIPLGLVLMTSIAFAVGASKLARRQVLVNELPAVEGLARVDVVCLDKTGTLTVGEIGFDEAHGLSGLTSERAEAAAAALGWYAASPDANATARSMRAVYPAGSPLAVAEYIPFSSARKWSAVSFEQVAGTWVMGAPEMVFGDAATSDETELGRTVTALAETGRRTLVLGYAESALSEADVDSERLPDGVVAAIVLTFREQVRPDAAQTLEYFARQDVGIRIISGDNPRTVAAIAREVGVDVAEGFDARRLPDDDAELADVLETNLVFGRVSPEQKKRMVAALQSRGHTVAMTGDGVNDALAIKAADIGIAMNTGSPATKAVARLVLLDGQFSHLPDVVAEGRQVIANIERVSMLFLNKTVYATLLAIIFGLFVLEFPFLPRQLSITDGLTIGIPAFFLALMPNAARYVPGFLRRSLSFAIPSGIIVALGLTWFTFVARGLEAHEEQLRTGATVILAVVGIWVLAVLARPLNRFKVLVVGAMFILLIAVFSLPLARQFFVLVDPGEDLAIALTGITVVMIAAIELVRIVHRRLVLREEPTTARAQAPEQGSGTERGLAAVITTTVAVLSYVFGILATGFGILVFLGRYDPDVSASAFSLAGAAIALFGLLVFAVAAGIRRGSGLSRLLLTLFLGVVLALSAIVLVFGDRWDWGAAVTAVAAALIVVLLWTPPVARGFRPVLESSMGSTAP
- a CDS encoding SIMPL domain-containing protein: MSEVTVTVRGEHEARVAPERATIRVSVRAEGSERTTVVEHVMRLAEPVRGSIAERAEEGSVVDWTSKRLSVRAERPWNNDGKRLAPVFYASIDFTATFAEASELSIWVSDISPWDGVEVGWVDWHLTRVTRTQIEREVAAEAVSVAVTRAKAYAGALGLDEVTPLEIADVGLISSGQPMPGAPMMKARGGVAFAADAAPAMEYEPEEIVISATVEARFLAR